A single region of the Procambarus clarkii isolate CNS0578487 chromosome 59, FALCON_Pclarkii_2.0, whole genome shotgun sequence genome encodes:
- the LOC138353802 gene encoding uncharacterized protein R07B1.5-like yields MVTTDMVTIDMLTTDMMTTDMVTTDMATTDMVTTDLVTTDMVTIDMLTTDMMTIDMVTTDMMTIDMVTTDMVTTDMVTTDMVITDMVTTDMVTTDMVTTDMVTTDMVTTDMVTTDMVTTDMVITDMVTTNMVTTNMVTEDMVITDMVTTDMVTTNMVTPDMVTTNMVTTDMSLEDDNYPGLQDNQSLEDDNYSGLQDNQSLEDDNYPGLQDNQSLEDDNYPGLQDNQSLEDDNYSGLQDNQSLEDDNFSGLQDISIMIAIIQ; encoded by the exons ATGGTGACCACAGATATGGTGACCATAGATATGTTGACCACAGATATGATGACCACAGATATGGTGACCACAGATATGGCGACCACAGATATGGTGACCACAGATTTGGTGACCACAGATATGGTGACCATAGATATGTTGACCACTGATATGATGACCATAGATATGGTGACCACTGATATGATGACCATAGATATGGTGACCACAGATATGGTGACCACAGATATGGTGACCACAGATATGGTGATCACAGATATGGTGACCACAGATATGGTGACTACAGATATGGTGACCACAGATATGGTGACCACAGATATGGTGACCACAGATATGGTGACCACAGATATGGTGACCACAGATATGGTGATCACAGATATGGTGACAACAAATATGGTGACCACAAATATGGTGACCGAAGATATGGTGATCACAGATATGGTGACCACAGATATGGTGACCACAAATATGGTGACCCCAGATATGGTGACCACAAATATGGTGACCACAGATATG AGTCTGGAAGATGATAACTACCCCGGACTACAAGATAACCAGAGTCTGGAAGATGATAACTACTCCGGACTACAAGATAACCAGAGTCTGGAAGATGATAACTACCCCGGACTACAAGATAACCAGAGTCTGGAAGATGATAACTACCCCGGACTACAAGATAACCAGAGTCTGGAAGATGATAACTACTCCGGACTACAAGATAACCAGAGTCTGGAAGATGATAACTTCTCCGGACTACAAGATATTTCCATAATGATAGCGATCATTCAGTGA